One Bombus fervidus isolate BK054 chromosome 5, iyBomFerv1, whole genome shotgun sequence DNA window includes the following coding sequences:
- the LOC139987292 gene encoding uncharacterized protein isoform X1 — protein sequence MYGAVREEVSESWLHTYDLSSTMIPNVSSPMDDEEHFCKMILYKEIKDSRVRIWDIVILIPNLLFLLFITVRFNRARLKLRATSSPIFLAFYGLVICNVVISVIRCIVSMTVNAAATVGGKADKILWVTVRFFLLSTEMSVVIFGLAFGHLDSRSSIRRVLLATSFIALAFTITQGTLELVLPDDTFHIPSRDFYVFGHGGMMFWFCSSLVFTMIYLFILILPWTRLRDRLTLPTKKSFYIYAGTLAMLDLVQSIGAGFLNYTQNPVGLCVVDFTAAVYLTLFTPLVYHTFLSEFFGVSQPSIMFSYKAQVDDAMDEDTVSLPHQQSFSSLKTDSDYIYQVHTPSIHMPLYGSQVLKSSSSKHETSLHSLASTKDSRTGSGCIYDSQAALYRSTSGIKSFSRRLSTEKSTSDLKNYPLTKSDNFIASKKSSLDLKLTHHTWESRSTSQFKYGGPSSVSNLLFAPNTASSFLYKPRLNDSNTNLFSLTRKGSLTHERQRSESNVSGKFFEIPPLENTLQSILDSSTPHQESLTKGNTTAQDLQNIQKKESSPLKQYTGTAMSEVDVEDTLSDSADTSTVTQHLLSKPVSSTSEEVYEKRRKQNTKKKVSGGLSDYLLSLTTSNTQNNEKNIEVNPSPSPPHYTKSYMQNELL from the exons ATGTATGGTGCAGTGCGCGAAGAGGTCTCTGAAAGTTGGTTACACACGTATGATCTGAGCAGTACAATGATTCCTAATGTTAGTTCACCGATGGATGATGAGGAGCATTTTTGCAAGATGATCCTGTATAAAGAAATCAAAGATTCAAG AGTACGAATATGGGACATTGTCATATTGATACCAAACctcttgtttcttttatttatcacaGTGAGATTTAATAGAGCACGGCTTAAATTACGAGCAACGAGTAGTCCAATATTTTTAGCATTTTATGGACTTGTCATTTGTAATGTAGTGATTTCAGTGATAAGATGTATCGTTTCAATGACTGTAAATGCAGCAGCCACTGTCGGTGGCAAGGCAGACAAAATACTGTGGGTAACAGTGAGATTTTTCCTGTTGTCCACAGAGATGAGCGTGGTTATATTTGGTTTGGCTTTTG GACATTTGGATAGTCGCTCAAGTATTCGTAGGGTATTACTTGCCACGTCGTTTATAGCATTGGCTTTTACCATAACCCAAGGAACCTTGGAGCTAGTTTTACCAGATGATACATTCCATATCCCTAGTAGAGATTTTTATGTGTTTGGTCATGGGGGAATGATGTTTTGGTTTTGCAGCAGTCTTGTTTTCACAATG atatatctttttatattaatactgCCATGGACACGGTTACGAGACCGTTTAACCCTTCCAA CAAAAAAAAGTTTTTACATTTACGCTGGTACATTAGCTATGCTGGACTTAGTACAATCAATTGGAGCAGGCTTTTTAAATTACACACAAAATCCGGTAGGATTATGTGTCGTGGATTTCACTGCTGCAGTTTATTTGACACTTTTTACACCTTTGGTTTATCATACATTCTTGTCTGAATTTTTTGG AGTTTCACAACCTTCGATAATGTTTTCATACAAGGCACAAGTAGACGATGCAATGGATGAAGACACGGTGTCATTGCCGCATCAACAGAGCTTTTCCTCGTTAAAAACAGACAGCGATTATATTTATCAGGTCCATACTCCATCTATTCACATGCCCTTGTATGGTTCGCAAGTGTTAAAATCATCCAGCTCAAAACATGAAACCTCCCTGCACTCCTTAGCATCCACCAAAGACTCCAGAACTGGTAGCGGATGTATCTACGATTCCCAAGCCGCTTTATATCGATCCACATCCGGCATCAAAAGCTTTTCCAGGCGCCTGAGCACAGAAAAAAGCACTTCCGATCTCAAGAACTATCCCCTAACGAAATCCGACAATTTTATCGCTTCCAAAAAGAGCTCGCTAGATCTAAAATTGACTCACCATACTTGGGAGAGCAGGTCTACATCACAATTCAAGTACGGTGGGCCTAGTAGCGTCTCAAATTTGCTTTTCGCGCCAAACACCGCTAGCAGCTTTTTGTATAAACCCCGGTTAAACGATAGCAACACTAATTTATTCTCCTTAACGAGAAAGGGTAGCTTGACGCACGAACGACAGAGATCTGAAAGTAACGTATCCggtaaattttttgaaattccaCCGCTAGAAAATACGTTGCAATCCATTCTGGATAGCAGTACGCCTCATCAAGAGTCTTTGACGAAAGGCAATACTACTGCGCAAGATttgcaaaatatacaaaagaagGAATCGAGTCCTTTGAAGCAGTACACTGGCACTGCAATGTCTGAAGTCGATGTTGAAGACACATTGTCTGATTCAGCAGATACTTCAACCGTCACGCAACATTTATTATCTAAGCCTGTTTCTTCAACAAGCGAAGAGGTATACGAAAAACGAAGGAAgcaaaatacaaagaaaaaagtgtCCGGTGGACTGagtgattatttattatctctgACAACTTCGAACACTCAAAACaatgagaaaaatatcgaagtaAATCCTAGTCCTTCTCCCCCCCATTACACTAAATCTTATATGCAGAATGAATTGctgtaa
- the LOC139987292 gene encoding transmembrane protein adipocyte-associated 1 homolog isoform X2 → MYGAVREEVSESWLHTYDLSSTMIPNVSSPMDDEEHFCKMILYKEIKDSRVRIWDIVILIPNLLFLLFITVRFNRARLKLRATSSPIFLAFYGLVICNVVISVIRCIVSMTVNAAATVGGKADKILWVTVRFFLLSTEMSVVIFGLAFGHLDSRSSIRRVLLATSFIALAFTITQGTLELVLPDDTFHIPSRDFYVFGHGGMMFWFCSSLVFTMIYLFILILPWTRLRDRLTLPTKKSFYIYAGTLAMLDLVQSIGAGFLNYTQNPVGLCVVDFTAAVYLTLFTPLVYHTFLSEFFGVSQPSIMFSYKAQVDDAMDEDTVSLPHQQSFSSLKTDSDYIYQNHSVYDSTQFDTNSTPVNPLYAASLQSPDSITGYSIDSQEGQAQVNGYQQ, encoded by the exons ATGTATGGTGCAGTGCGCGAAGAGGTCTCTGAAAGTTGGTTACACACGTATGATCTGAGCAGTACAATGATTCCTAATGTTAGTTCACCGATGGATGATGAGGAGCATTTTTGCAAGATGATCCTGTATAAAGAAATCAAAGATTCAAG AGTACGAATATGGGACATTGTCATATTGATACCAAACctcttgtttcttttatttatcacaGTGAGATTTAATAGAGCACGGCTTAAATTACGAGCAACGAGTAGTCCAATATTTTTAGCATTTTATGGACTTGTCATTTGTAATGTAGTGATTTCAGTGATAAGATGTATCGTTTCAATGACTGTAAATGCAGCAGCCACTGTCGGTGGCAAGGCAGACAAAATACTGTGGGTAACAGTGAGATTTTTCCTGTTGTCCACAGAGATGAGCGTGGTTATATTTGGTTTGGCTTTTG GACATTTGGATAGTCGCTCAAGTATTCGTAGGGTATTACTTGCCACGTCGTTTATAGCATTGGCTTTTACCATAACCCAAGGAACCTTGGAGCTAGTTTTACCAGATGATACATTCCATATCCCTAGTAGAGATTTTTATGTGTTTGGTCATGGGGGAATGATGTTTTGGTTTTGCAGCAGTCTTGTTTTCACAATG atatatctttttatattaatactgCCATGGACACGGTTACGAGACCGTTTAACCCTTCCAA CAAAAAAAAGTTTTTACATTTACGCTGGTACATTAGCTATGCTGGACTTAGTACAATCAATTGGAGCAGGCTTTTTAAATTACACACAAAATCCGGTAGGATTATGTGTCGTGGATTTCACTGCTGCAGTTTATTTGACACTTTTTACACCTTTGGTTTATCATACATTCTTGTCTGAATTTTTTGG AGTTTCACAACCTTCGATAATGTTTTCATACAAGGCACAAGTAGACGATGCAATGGATGAAGACACGGTGTCATTGCCGCATCAACAGAGCTTTTCCTCGTTAAAAACAGACAGCGATTATATTTATCAG AATCACAGTGTCTATGACTCGACCCAGTTCGACACAAACTCCACACCGGTGAATCCACTGTACGCGGCGTCTCTGCAGAGTCCGGATAGCATAACCGGTTACAGTATAGATAGTCAAGAAGGCCAAGCCCAGGTGAACGGTTATCAACAGTGA